Proteins co-encoded in one Stenotrophomonas maltophilia genomic window:
- a CDS encoding DUF3011 domain-containing protein, giving the protein MVKWFAVVAVPVYSIALWGAWLPFSASAQQPGYDEEVVTCESRDMGWVHCDIEVANGVDLIRQLSSNSCIRGSEWGTDRSGVWVTLGCRAEFRARRAPGAAAAAGSDGKRQFRRVVRCESNGRPQSCPVRLDGAPVRLLRQLSVLPCREGQGWGYKRNEVWTSRGCQGDFEVADEQGRFVDMPRRLTCESKSKKRRFCGASISVGAAVSQQLSSTPCEEGSTWGWSRNGIWVDGGCRAEFSVN; this is encoded by the coding sequence TTGGTCAAGTGGTTTGCGGTTGTTGCGGTACCGGTCTACTCCATCGCGCTCTGGGGTGCTTGGCTGCCGTTCTCCGCGTCCGCCCAGCAGCCGGGTTATGACGAGGAAGTGGTCACCTGCGAATCACGCGACATGGGCTGGGTGCACTGCGATATCGAGGTCGCCAATGGCGTCGACCTGATCCGGCAGCTGTCCAGCAACAGCTGTATCCGCGGCAGCGAATGGGGGACCGATCGCAGTGGCGTATGGGTCACCCTTGGCTGTCGCGCCGAGTTCCGTGCGCGCCGTGCGCCGGGGGCCGCGGCAGCGGCCGGCAGCGACGGCAAACGCCAGTTCCGCCGCGTGGTGCGCTGCGAGTCCAATGGTCGCCCGCAGAGTTGCCCGGTCCGCCTGGATGGGGCGCCGGTGCGCCTGCTGCGCCAGCTGTCCGTACTGCCGTGCCGCGAAGGGCAGGGCTGGGGCTACAAGCGCAACGAAGTGTGGACCAGCCGTGGCTGCCAGGGCGATTTCGAAGTGGCCGATGAGCAGGGCCGCTTCGTCGATATGCCGCGCCGGCTGACCTGCGAATCGAAATCGAAGAAGCGGCGCTTCTGCGGGGCGAGCATCTCCGTCGGCGCGGCGGTGTCCCAGCAGCTGTCCAGCACGCCCTGCGAGGAGGGCAGCACCTGGGGCTGGAGCCGCAACGGGATCTGGGTGGACGGCGGCTGCCGCGCCGAATTCTCGGTGAATTGA
- a CDS encoding GNAT family N-acetyltransferase produces MQTAPLDFRLATRADEERLIALMREFYAEDRIDFDDARVRRGVDALLADPRNGEVLLWLDEAGEVVGYAVIAMGFSLEQGGHFMLLDELYLAHRARGRGRGKQALAICEQRARGRGVSRLRLEVNHHNELARRLYLASGYIDDTRDLLTLPLDHPRPEGIL; encoded by the coding sequence ATGCAGACCGCCCCGCTGGATTTCCGCCTGGCGACCCGTGCCGACGAAGAGCGGCTGATCGCGCTGATGCGCGAGTTCTACGCCGAAGACAGGATCGACTTTGACGACGCACGCGTACGCCGCGGCGTGGATGCGCTGCTGGCCGACCCGCGCAACGGCGAGGTGCTGCTGTGGCTGGACGAGGCCGGTGAGGTGGTCGGCTACGCGGTGATCGCGATGGGCTTCAGTCTGGAGCAGGGCGGCCATTTCATGCTGCTGGACGAGCTGTACCTGGCCCACCGCGCGCGCGGTCGTGGCCGCGGCAAGCAGGCGCTGGCCATCTGCGAACAGCGTGCGCGTGGCCGTGGCGTCAGCCGCCTGCGCCTGGAAGTGAACCACCACAACGAACTGGCCCGCCGCCTGTACCTGGCCAGCGGCTACATCGATGACACGCGCGACCTGCTGACGCTGCCGCTGGACCACCCGCGCCCGGAGGGCATCCTGTGA
- the mtnA gene encoding S-methyl-5-thioribose-1-phosphate isomerase — protein sequence MNTAPDIDYARYDHIRPILWTGDALQLLDQRKLPFVVEHVVCHDSDEVASAIHALTVRGAPAIGIAAAWGVVLAARGVQAADGAHALQQLEPALQRLNASRPTAVNLAWALARMRRCLSAAGADWKMLLEAEAQAIAEEDLAANRHMGALGAGLIEAGSGVLTHCNTGSLATAGFGTALGVIRAGMAQHRIARVFAGETRPWLQGARLTVWELQQDGIDATLIADSAASHLMKTGAVQWVIVGADRICANGDTANKIGTYQLAIAARHHGVKFMVVAPSSTVDMDTVDGSQIEIEQRDPGELYGVGGTRTVAEGIAAWNPVFDVTPGELIDAIVTERGVILNPTAENMRAAFGG from the coding sequence ATGAACACTGCCCCTGACATCGATTACGCCCGCTACGACCACATCCGCCCGATCCTCTGGACCGGCGATGCCCTGCAACTGCTGGACCAGCGCAAGCTGCCGTTCGTGGTCGAGCACGTGGTCTGCCATGACAGTGACGAGGTCGCCTCGGCCATCCACGCACTGACCGTGCGCGGCGCGCCGGCCATCGGTATTGCCGCGGCCTGGGGCGTGGTGCTGGCGGCACGCGGGGTGCAGGCCGCCGATGGCGCGCATGCCCTGCAGCAGCTGGAGCCGGCACTGCAACGCCTGAACGCCTCGCGCCCGACCGCGGTCAATCTGGCCTGGGCGCTGGCGCGCATGCGCCGTTGCCTGAGTGCCGCAGGCGCCGACTGGAAGATGTTGCTGGAGGCCGAAGCGCAGGCCATCGCCGAAGAGGATCTGGCCGCCAACCGCCACATGGGCGCGCTGGGTGCGGGCCTGATCGAGGCCGGCAGCGGCGTGCTGACCCACTGCAATACCGGTTCGCTGGCCACCGCCGGCTTCGGCACCGCGCTGGGCGTGATCCGAGCCGGCATGGCCCAGCACCGCATTGCCCGGGTGTTCGCCGGCGAGACCCGGCCGTGGTTGCAGGGCGCGCGCCTGACCGTGTGGGAGCTGCAGCAGGACGGCATCGACGCCACCCTGATCGCCGACTCGGCGGCCTCGCACCTGATGAAGACCGGCGCTGTGCAGTGGGTCATCGTCGGTGCCGACCGCATCTGCGCCAACGGCGATACCGCCAACAAGATCGGCACCTACCAGCTGGCCATCGCCGCCCGCCACCACGGCGTGAAGTTCATGGTCGTGGCGCCGTCCTCGACGGTGGACATGGACACCGTGGACGGTAGCCAGATCGAGATCGAGCAGCGTGACCCGGGCGAGCTGTATGGCGTGGGCGGCACCCGCACCGTGGCCGAAGGCATCGCCGCCTGGAACCCGGTGTTCGACGTCACCCCGGGCGAGCTGATCGACGCCATCGTGACCGAACGCGGGGTGATCCTGAACCCGACCGCCGAGAACATGCGCGCCGCCTTCGGCGGTTGA
- the ligA gene encoding NAD-dependent DNA ligase LigA produces MPMSPSPAERAEDLRRQIAQANRAYHELDAPEIPDVDYDRMVRELEALEREHPELARADSPTQQVGARPSGRFPEVRHAVPMLSLSNAFSDEEVADFVRRIDERLGRRSLQFSAEPKMDGLAISLRYEEGHFVLGATRGDGSTGEDVTANLREIGDIPKRLHGKDWPDVLEVRGEVYMARADFEAYNERARQQGGKVLANPRNAAAGSLRQLDPKISAQRRLSFFAYGTGEVQGGELPDTHSATLAQLGAWGFPVSALCKVVEGTDGLLGYYRDIGERRDGLPFDIDGVVYKLDDRAGQQAMGFVSRAPRWAIAHKFPAQEQSTTVEAIEIQIGRTGAATPVARLAPVAVAGVIVSNATLHNADQIARLDVRVGDSVIVRRAGDVIPEVVSVILDRRPQGTAPWQMPTRCPVCGSEIVREEGAAAWRCSGELSCPAQRKEAIAHFASRRAMDIDGLGDKYIETLVDAGIVRSVADLYRLSRDTLLHLKLVLDAEDPSALAAALKLHLPAEGSGAVLNAVLRLDGSDPAWRAQALVQPASFEWNTKKIATKWADNLIAAIDASRAATLERLLFALGIEHVGESTAKALAQWFGDLELIRHLPWPLFKRVPDIGGEVARSLGHFFEQQGNQQAIDDLLQVGQVRISDVHAPSAKLREGLDLAQLLVESEIPGITRLRAEKLVSALPGAQAVLDAEHGQFVNAGLPDDTARGLAEWLDTDGHGAMLLAAETAMQQILAKAPALAEIVAGPLDGQTVVLTGTLAQLTRDAAKERLEALGAKVSGSVSKKTSFVVAGTEAGSKLDKAQSLGVPVWDEDRLLAYLAEHE; encoded by the coding sequence ATCCCGATGAGCCCCAGCCCCGCCGAACGCGCCGAAGACCTTCGCCGGCAGATCGCCCAGGCCAACCGCGCCTATCACGAGCTGGATGCGCCGGAGATCCCCGACGTCGACTACGACCGCATGGTGCGCGAGCTGGAAGCGCTGGAGCGCGAGCATCCGGAACTGGCCCGTGCCGACAGCCCGACCCAGCAGGTCGGTGCGCGTCCGTCCGGTCGCTTCCCGGAAGTGCGCCACGCGGTGCCGATGTTGTCGCTGTCCAATGCCTTCAGCGACGAGGAAGTGGCCGATTTCGTGCGCCGCATCGACGAGCGGCTGGGCCGTCGCAGCCTGCAGTTCTCGGCCGAGCCGAAGATGGATGGGCTGGCGATCAGCCTGCGTTACGAGGAGGGTCATTTCGTACTCGGCGCGACCCGCGGCGATGGCAGCACCGGCGAGGACGTGACCGCCAACCTGCGTGAAATCGGCGACATTCCCAAGCGCCTGCATGGCAAGGACTGGCCGGACGTGCTGGAAGTGCGGGGCGAGGTCTACATGGCCCGCGCCGACTTCGAGGCCTACAACGAACGTGCGCGTCAGCAGGGCGGCAAGGTGCTGGCCAACCCGCGCAACGCCGCGGCTGGCTCGTTGCGCCAGCTCGACCCGAAGATCAGTGCACAGCGCCGGTTGAGCTTCTTCGCCTACGGCACCGGCGAGGTGCAGGGCGGTGAGTTGCCCGATACCCACTCGGCTACGCTGGCGCAGCTGGGCGCCTGGGGCTTCCCGGTCAGTGCACTGTGCAAGGTGGTGGAGGGCACCGACGGCCTGCTCGGCTATTACCGCGATATCGGCGAGCGCCGTGACGGCCTGCCGTTCGACATCGACGGCGTGGTCTACAAGCTCGATGATCGTGCCGGCCAGCAGGCCATGGGCTTCGTCTCGCGTGCACCGCGCTGGGCCATCGCGCACAAGTTTCCGGCGCAGGAGCAGAGCACCACGGTGGAGGCGATCGAGATCCAGATCGGCCGCACCGGTGCCGCAACACCGGTTGCACGGTTGGCGCCGGTAGCGGTGGCCGGGGTGATCGTATCCAACGCGACGCTGCACAACGCCGACCAGATCGCGCGCCTGGATGTGCGTGTCGGCGACAGCGTGATCGTGCGCCGCGCCGGCGACGTGATTCCCGAAGTGGTCAGCGTCATCCTCGACCGTCGGCCGCAGGGCACCGCGCCCTGGCAGATGCCGACGCGCTGCCCGGTGTGCGGGTCGGAGATCGTGCGCGAAGAAGGCGCGGCCGCATGGCGCTGCTCGGGTGAGCTGTCCTGCCCGGCACAGCGCAAGGAAGCCATTGCTCATTTCGCCTCTCGCCGCGCGATGGACATCGACGGCCTGGGCGACAAGTACATCGAAACCCTGGTCGATGCCGGCATCGTCAGGAGCGTGGCCGACCTGTACCGGCTCAGCCGCGATACGCTGCTGCACCTCAAGCTGGTGCTGGATGCGGAGGATCCGTCGGCACTGGCGGCGGCGCTGAAGCTGCATCTGCCCGCCGAGGGCAGTGGTGCGGTGCTCAACGCGGTGCTCAGACTGGACGGCAGCGATCCGGCGTGGCGCGCGCAGGCACTGGTACAGCCGGCCAGCTTCGAGTGGAACACGAAGAAGATCGCCACCAAGTGGGCCGACAACCTGATCGCGGCGATCGATGCCAGCCGTGCCGCCACGCTGGAACGGCTGCTGTTTGCGCTCGGCATCGAGCACGTCGGCGAGAGCACCGCCAAGGCGCTGGCGCAGTGGTTCGGTGATCTGGAACTGATCCGCCACCTGCCGTGGCCGCTGTTCAAGCGCGTGCCGGACATCGGCGGCGAAGTGGCTCGTTCGTTGGGTCATTTCTTCGAACAGCAGGGCAACCAGCAGGCCATCGATGACCTGCTGCAGGTCGGCCAGGTCCGCATCAGTGATGTGCATGCGCCCAGTGCCAAGCTGCGCGAGGGGCTGGATCTGGCCCAGCTGCTGGTCGAATCGGAGATTCCCGGCATCACCCGCCTGCGTGCGGAAAAGCTGGTGTCCGCGCTTCCCGGCGCGCAGGCCGTTCTCGACGCCGAGCATGGCCAGTTCGTCAACGCCGGGCTGCCCGATGACACCGCGCGTGGACTGGCCGAATGGCTGGATACGGACGGCCATGGTGCGATGCTGTTGGCTGCCGAGACGGCGATGCAGCAGATCCTGGCCAAGGCGCCGGCGCTGGCCGAGATCGTGGCCGGTCCGCTGGACGGGCAGACCGTCGTGCTGACCGGCACCCTGGCCCAGCTCACCCGCGATGCCGCCAAGGAACGCCTGGAGGCCCTCGGCGCCAAGGTCTCCGGCAGCGTGTCGAAGAAGACCAGCTTCGTGGTGGCCGGCACCGAGGCCGGCTCCAAACTGGACAAGGCGCAGTCACTGGGCGTGCCGGTGTGGGACGAAGACCGCCTGCTGGCCTACCTGGCCGAACACGAGTGA
- a CDS encoding pyridoxal phosphate-dependent aminotransferase has protein sequence MTLPASRRHFLQLAGAGLTLAGASLPRLAGAQPAAAATVPSAPGEGAVLLNFNECPYGPSPAAQQAARDSIAGCGRYRFALAGQVRDAFIEQARIPADHVRLYPGSSEPLNRAAVVWTGPQAGLVVADPTFETLGEVAAAHGAHVQKVPLRTDGAHDLRAMVAAAHARPTGLLYVCNPNNPTGSISPPAELAWLLAHKPTTTRVLVDEAYLQYSDQPSLIAEVAQRDDLIVLRTFSKLYGMAGLRLGVAAAHPDRLRELARLGDNPLPVPALAAGLASLQDRQLVAQRRLQNAKARQATIAWLGKRGFSCLPSEANCFVVDVQRDGAAFAKAMAENGVVIGRSWPIWPQRVRVTVGTEEEMAAFRRAFAKVAGVPS, from the coding sequence GTGACCCTGCCTGCCTCCCGCCGCCACTTCCTGCAATTGGCCGGTGCCGGCCTCACCCTGGCCGGCGCCAGCCTGCCCCGCCTTGCCGGTGCTCAACCCGCTGCGGCTGCAACGGTGCCCTCCGCACCCGGCGAAGGCGCCGTGCTGCTGAATTTCAACGAGTGCCCGTATGGCCCCTCGCCTGCAGCCCAGCAGGCTGCGCGCGACAGCATCGCCGGTTGCGGCCGCTACCGCTTCGCCCTGGCCGGCCAGGTGCGCGACGCCTTCATCGAGCAGGCGCGAATTCCGGCCGACCATGTCCGCCTCTACCCCGGCTCCAGCGAACCCCTCAATCGCGCAGCGGTCGTATGGACCGGCCCGCAGGCCGGGCTGGTAGTGGCCGACCCGACCTTCGAGACGCTGGGCGAGGTCGCCGCCGCACACGGCGCGCACGTGCAGAAGGTGCCGCTGCGAACCGACGGCGCACACGACCTGCGCGCGATGGTCGCTGCTGCGCATGCGCGACCGACCGGGTTGCTGTATGTGTGCAACCCGAACAACCCGACCGGCTCGATCAGCCCGCCGGCCGAACTGGCCTGGCTGCTGGCGCACAAGCCCACCACTACCCGCGTGCTGGTGGACGAGGCCTACCTGCAGTACAGCGATCAACCGAGCCTGATCGCCGAGGTGGCGCAACGCGATGACCTGATCGTGCTGCGCACGTTCTCCAAACTGTATGGCATGGCCGGGCTGCGCCTGGGCGTGGCGGCCGCGCACCCCGACCGCCTGCGCGAACTGGCCCGCCTGGGCGACAACCCGCTGCCGGTGCCCGCGTTGGCCGCAGGCTTGGCCAGCCTGCAGGATCGGCAACTGGTTGCGCAGCGCCGCCTGCAGAATGCCAAGGCCCGGCAGGCCACCATTGCCTGGCTCGGCAAGCGCGGTTTCAGCTGCCTGCCTTCGGAGGCGAACTGCTTCGTGGTGGACGTGCAGCGCGACGGCGCCGCGTTTGCCAAGGCAATGGCAGAGAACGGCGTGGTGATCGGGCGCAGCTGGCCGATCTGGCCGCAGCGCGTGCGCGTGACCGTGGGAACCGAGGAAGAAATGGCGGCATTCCGCCGCGCGTTCGCCAAGGTGGCCGGCGTCCCGTCGTAA
- the epmA gene encoding EF-P lysine aminoacylase EpmA codes for MSQALLHALRQRAALNALVRRFFAERDVLEVETPILSVAGNTEPNIDSFHTDFSGHVDAGGRRRWLRTSPEYPLKRLLAAGVGDCYELGRVFRNGEAGGRHNPEFTMLEWYRVGWDHHRLVQETAELVNQALALVGRTATLRVLSYRELFQHYLGIDAFDADESALRAALGEVHIDPVGLTRDDWLDLLMTHRIQPGFDDSVMTVVHDWPASQAALARIRPGSPALAERFELYLGSVELANGYHELNDADEQRARFLRDQQRRHARGQVQPALDEALLAALPSMPACAGVAVGVDRLLMAMESTPRIADVLAFDFAHA; via the coding sequence GTGAGCCAGGCCCTGCTGCATGCGCTGCGCCAGCGTGCTGCGCTCAACGCACTGGTGCGCCGCTTCTTCGCCGAGCGCGATGTGCTGGAAGTGGAAACGCCGATCCTGTCGGTGGCGGGCAATACCGAGCCGAACATCGACAGCTTCCACACCGATTTCAGTGGGCATGTCGATGCCGGTGGCCGCCGTCGCTGGTTGCGGACCTCGCCGGAGTATCCGCTCAAGCGGCTGCTGGCGGCCGGTGTCGGCGATTGCTACGAGCTGGGCCGGGTGTTCCGCAACGGCGAGGCCGGCGGCCGCCACAATCCCGAATTCACCATGCTGGAGTGGTACCGGGTGGGCTGGGATCACCATCGTCTGGTGCAGGAAACTGCCGAGCTGGTCAACCAGGCGCTGGCCCTGGTCGGCCGTACGGCGACGCTGCGTGTGTTGAGCTACCGGGAGCTGTTCCAGCACTACCTGGGCATCGACGCGTTCGATGCCGATGAATCGGCGCTGCGCGCCGCGCTGGGCGAGGTGCACATCGATCCGGTCGGCTTGACCCGAGACGATTGGTTGGACCTGCTGATGACCCATCGCATCCAGCCTGGCTTCGATGACAGCGTCATGACCGTGGTTCATGACTGGCCGGCCAGCCAGGCAGCGCTGGCGCGCATCCGCCCCGGTTCGCCGGCACTGGCCGAACGGTTCGAGCTGTACCTGGGCTCGGTCGAGCTGGCCAACGGATATCACGAGCTGAACGATGCCGACGAGCAGCGTGCACGCTTCCTGCGTGACCAGCAGCGGCGTCATGCACGCGGGCAGGTGCAGCCGGCGCTGGATGAGGCGTTGCTGGCCGCATTGCCGTCGATGCCGGCGTGCGCGGGGGTGGCGGTGGGCGTGGATCGCCTGCTGATGGCGATGGAGAGCACGCCGCGCATCGCCGATGTGCTGGCGTTCGATTTCGCCCATGCATGA